In Syntrophorhabdaceae bacterium, the following proteins share a genomic window:
- a CDS encoding CoA-transferase subunit beta, whose protein sequence is MANYTDNEMMAISAGRFIKDGDIVFAGTGVSMLAATAAKRIYAPKAVVFFETGGIDPSLEEIPMAVSDLRVMYGTCLNSGLIEAFSIVGHRKLHTIAFLGAAQIDKYGNLNTTVIGDYWRPKTRFSGSGGACDVSSFASGVITFMQHEKRRFVEKLDYLTSVGWYQGGDSRKNLGLQRGGALAVVTNLCVMKFDDTTKEMYLAEYYPGIAIDTIVENTGFPIDVSRAREAEPPSAEDLRILREEVDPQRLIL, encoded by the coding sequence ATGGCGAACTATACTGATAACGAAATGATGGCAATCAGCGCAGGAAGGTTCATTAAAGACGGCGACATTGTTTTTGCCGGCACAGGCGTATCAATGCTTGCGGCTACGGCAGCAAAGAGGATATATGCACCGAAGGCGGTTGTCTTTTTCGAGACAGGCGGTATTGACCCGTCCCTTGAAGAGATACCGATGGCTGTTTCAGATCTCAGGGTCATGTACGGAACGTGTTTAAATTCAGGCCTCATTGAGGCATTCTCTATAGTGGGTCACAGGAAGCTCCATACCATAGCATTCCTCGGCGCAGCCCAGATCGATAAATACGGAAATCTCAATACAACGGTAATCGGTGACTACTGGAGGCCAAAGACGAGATTCTCGGGAAGCGGCGGGGCATGTGATGTCTCCTCCTTTGCATCAGGGGTTATCACATTCATGCAACACGAGAAGCGGCGGTTCGTCGAGAAACTTGACTACCTGACCAGCGTGGGATGGTATCAGGGCGGAGACTCGCGTAAGAACCTCGGCCTCCAGAGAGGCGGGGCCCTTGCCGTTGTCACCAATCTCTGCGTCATGAAGTTTGACGACACTACAAAGGAGATGTACCTTGCAGAGTATTATCCCGGCATCGCCATCGATACAATTGTTGAGAATACAGGCTTCCCGATCGATGTTTCACGCGCCCGCGAAGCAGAACCGCCATCGGCAGAAGACCTGCGGATCCTGAGGGAAGAGGTAGACCCGCAAAGACTGATACTGTAA